One window from the genome of Pyrobaculum ferrireducens encodes:
- a CDS encoding PIN domain-containing protein yields the protein MRLEEAFTVLPITNEVVEVAADVFAQLKKRGTAVSENDIYIAATAIAHGLPLLTRDRDYLKIGEVAPALRLYLVD from the coding sequence ATGAGGCTTGAGGAGGCGTTCACCGTGCTCCCCATAACAAACGAGGTGGTTGAGGTAGCCGCCGACGTCTTCGCCCAGCTGAAGAAAAGAGGCACAGCGGTGAGTGAAAACGACATATACATAGCGGCGACCGCCATCGCCCACGGGCTCCCCCTATTGACAAGAGACAGAGACTACCTGAAAATTGGGGAGGTGGCCCCGGCGCTGCGCCTCTACCTAGTTGACTAG
- a CDS encoding DUF402 domain-containing protein produces MYRLRIRGIYATALTKLALDWGFKVVQPTEKIAKRLAIDRDVSPPDATVKDHESKTGIVVVGKCEVVEAFLERLSQYADPFIARARAGVKEVFAGRAVGEAAVEGPGGEVYEVPSRYVLTPGSVGVYTVAKPPIGPHRGVAVPEIVVDGEYLELNTTGRVTYSEHIPPEDRLRLRILAESRLRQYATLGLRFKSSARYADEEALAREAESLYQELLALSKGGAPGEVLRRGSCLAIALFDKWGKERLDDARASVVPTARGHHALRAQGIGRCVDLLDYVGGDVYEKAAEYLAKGEVAIYHVKPWGDVVKMRGESIGVRGGVLVVKRLLKPGGVLDGIGVEIGRGYYALTCIPRGAWYVVHTYYTPDGRPVGTYINLNTEPEWGRRVYYIDLLVDKAVTQQEEKILDLEEFKKYTAFFPRRLKDPLAHAPAGRPQCTENGLVDISGR; encoded by the coding sequence GTGTACCGTCTGAGGATTAGGGGTATATACGCCACCGCGCTGACCAAACTGGCCCTGGACTGGGGCTTTAAGGTGGTGCAGCCCACCGAAAAGATCGCAAAACGCCTCGCCATTGATAGGGACGTGTCTCCGCCGGATGCCACGGTTAAGGACCACGAGTCGAAGACGGGGATCGTGGTGGTGGGGAAGTGCGAGGTGGTGGAGGCCTTTCTAGAGAGGCTTTCTCAATACGCCGATCCCTTTATCGCCAGGGCTAGGGCAGGCGTGAAGGAGGTATTCGCCGGGAGGGCGGTGGGCGAGGCGGCGGTGGAGGGCCCCGGAGGCGAGGTGTACGAAGTGCCGAGCCGCTACGTCCTCACGCCGGGGTCCGTGGGCGTATACACGGTGGCGAAGCCGCCCATCGGCCCCCACAGAGGGGTGGCGGTGCCGGAGATCGTCGTCGACGGCGAGTACCTCGAGCTGAACACCACGGGGAGGGTGACGTACAGCGAGCACATCCCCCCGGAGGACAGGCTGAGGCTGAGGATACTCGCGGAGTCCCGGCTGAGGCAGTACGCCACCCTCGGGCTGAGGTTCAAGTCGTCGGCACGCTACGCCGACGAGGAGGCCCTGGCCCGGGAGGCGGAGTCCCTCTACCAAGAGCTCCTGGCGCTTTCGAAAGGCGGGGCGCCCGGCGAGGTGCTGAGGCGTGGTAGCTGCCTCGCGATCGCCCTCTTCGACAAGTGGGGCAAGGAGAGGCTGGACGATGCCAGGGCCTCGGTTGTCCCAACGGCTAGGGGGCACCACGCCCTCAGAGCCCAGGGGATTGGGAGATGCGTAGACCTCCTCGACTACGTCGGCGGCGACGTGTACGAAAAGGCGGCGGAGTACCTGGCGAAGGGCGAGGTGGCGATTTACCACGTGAAGCCCTGGGGCGACGTGGTGAAGATGAGGGGGGAGTCCATAGGCGTGAGGGGCGGAGTCCTGGTGGTGAAGAGGTTGCTCAAGCCGGGGGGCGTGCTGGACGGAATCGGCGTCGAGATCGGCAGGGGCTACTACGCGCTGACGTGCATACCCCGCGGCGCCTGGTACGTGGTACACACCTACTACACCCCCGACGGGAGGCCGGTCGGCACATACATCAACCTCAACACCGAACCCGAGTGGGGCCGCCGCGTCTACTACATCGACCTCCTCGTCGACAAGGCCGTGACTCAGCAAGAGGAGAAGATCCTCGACCTCGAAGAGTTTAAGAAATACACCGCGTTCTTCCCACGGCGTCTAAAGGACCCCCTAGCCCACGCGCCCGCTGGGAGGCCCCAGTGCACCGAGAACGGGCTAGTCGACATCTCCGGCCGGTAG
- a CDS encoding ribbon-helix-helix domain-containing protein, translating to MGRGGVSKRKKTSISLDAALWERFEKKVAAEGRTASAVLEELIRNYLLADLFAGLADEKAPLVVRPVKPVGPADAGEEVWKMRQESSI from the coding sequence GTGGGTAGGGGAGGGGTGTCGAAGAGGAAAAAGACGAGTATTTCGCTGGATGCGGCGCTGTGGGAGAGGTTTGAGAAGAAGGTGGCGGCGGAGGGGAGGACCGCAAGCGCGGTTCTCGAGGAGTTGATTAGGAACTACCTCCTCGCCGACCTCTTCGCCGGGCTGGCCGATGAGAAGGCGCCGCTTGTGGTGAGGCCTGTGAAGCCTGTGGGCCCCGCCGACGCGGGGGAGGAGGTATGGAAAATGAGGCAAGAGTCTTCTATCTAG
- a CDS encoding type II toxin-antitoxin system VapC family toxin, with translation MENEARVFYLDTSAIVKRYVFEKHSDYVVELYDSSLDGEVELSFSLWNVGETLGVFDRYLRRGVLTEEAWRAARRNFLGETRRLVSLGVLKVVGITADLLRESWRLIEKHHIYQADALQITSARYVKADILVTADKNLCRVAGEEELGVKCLA, from the coding sequence ATGGAAAATGAGGCAAGAGTCTTCTATCTAGACACCAGCGCCATTGTGAAGAGGTATGTTTTTGAGAAGCACAGCGACTACGTGGTGGAGCTGTACGACTCTTCGCTAGACGGCGAGGTGGAGCTCAGCTTCTCACTTTGGAACGTGGGGGAGACCCTCGGCGTTTTCGACCGCTACCTGAGGCGCGGCGTGCTGACAGAGGAGGCGTGGAGAGCCGCGCGGAGAAATTTTCTAGGTGAGACGAGGAGGCTCGTCTCGCTAGGCGTTTTGAAAGTAGTGGGAATCACCGCAGACTTGCTGAGAGAGTCGTGGAGGTTAATAGAGAAGCACCACATATATCAAGCAGATGCGTTGCAAATCACCTCGGCGAGGTATGTAAAAGCGGATATACTAGTCACCGCCGATAAAAACCTGTGCAGAGTAGCCGGGGAGGAGGAGCTCGGCGTCAAGTGCCTGGCTTAG
- a CDS encoding ATP-binding cassette domain-containing protein, translated as MSLVLEGVSVSVGGRLLLSDISLAVPRGGVFYILGPNGAGKSSLLKAVMGIPGYNVVGGRVLLNGEDVTGLKPCDRAARGLALAFQTPPRLQGVKVGTLLRHICRKSGCDPHEVAKVVEVEHLLDREVGKLSGGEGKRVELATVIAQRPKVALVDEPDSGVDVESLAVVGRGLRALAETAALLVVTHSAHIARHLPPTRVCVLHGGGLRRCGGREVIEEVFSYGFSKLV; from the coding sequence GTGTCTCTTGTGTTGGAGGGCGTTTCTGTATCTGTAGGGGGGCGTCTTCTGCTCAGTGACATATCTCTGGCGGTTCCCCGAGGCGGTGTGTTCTACATACTGGGGCCCAACGGGGCGGGGAAGTCATCGCTTCTCAAGGCTGTGATGGGTATTCCAGGTTATAACGTGGTGGGGGGCCGCGTCTTGTTAAACGGCGAGGATGTAACTGGGCTGAAACCTTGTGATAGAGCGGCTAGGGGCCTCGCCCTCGCCTTCCAAACTCCGCCGAGGCTCCAGGGGGTAAAGGTGGGCACACTTCTCCGCCACATCTGTAGGAAAAGTGGGTGCGACCCCCACGAGGTGGCGAAGGTGGTTGAGGTTGAACATTTACTAGATCGGGAGGTTGGGAAGCTCTCCGGAGGGGAGGGGAAGAGGGTTGAGCTAGCCACAGTCATTGCACAGAGGCCTAAGGTGGCCCTAGTCGACGAGCCGGACAGCGGCGTGGACGTGGAGAGCCTCGCCGTGGTGGGGAGGGGGCTCAGAGCCTTGGCGGAGACAGCGGCGCTTCTAGTAGTGACCCACAGCGCCCATATTGCTAGGCACCTCCCTCCAACTCGGGTATGCGTTCTCCACGGCGGGGGTCTTAGGAGGTGCGGAGGGCGGGAGGTCATCGAGGAGGTGTTTAGCTATGGCTTCTCAAAGCTGGTTTGA
- a CDS encoding SufD family Fe-S cluster assembly protein has protein sequence MASQSWFEEVRHKARSALDKPAPYGPDIDVTAFGEGRGLLEEEAVASVAGRVGVSTAAAAFYIQADNAYFRYLSRIPGVEVYRLEEFVEEYRDVARDYLWRLVPPHLDKYTAAAALRGVGGYVIRVKSGVKVSEPILACLSIVRGGLQAPHNVVIVEEGAEAVVYTGCAIAPEAVGLHVGISEFYVMKGARLRFIMVHSWNKAAHVRPRTGVLVEEGGEYVEYYANLASVKTLQTSPRIVLKEGARAHSVSVVLGLGDAVIDIGTVASLEGRGAGVELATRAIAAGSSTVTMRALVEAWSPARGHVECSGLLMSERANIVTIPQLAARHSDAALTHEASIGRLAEEEINYLMAKGFTYEEAVSLLIRGFVTTDIHKYLPEQARRYVENIEKLITEKAM, from the coding sequence ATGGCTTCTCAAAGCTGGTTTGAGGAGGTTAGGCACAAGGCAAGGAGCGCGCTGGATAAACCGGCGCCGTACGGGCCGGATATTGACGTGACGGCCTTTGGAGAGGGGCGGGGCCTCTTGGAGGAGGAGGCGGTTGCCTCAGTTGCGGGGCGCGTGGGGGTTTCCACAGCGGCGGCCGCGTTTTACATACAGGCGGACAACGCCTACTTTAGATACCTAAGCAGAATACCCGGCGTCGAGGTGTATAGACTAGAGGAGTTTGTAGAGGAGTACAGAGACGTGGCGAGGGACTACCTCTGGCGCCTAGTGCCGCCGCACCTGGATAAATACACCGCGGCGGCCGCCTTGAGGGGGGTGGGGGGTTACGTCATAAGAGTAAAGAGCGGCGTCAAGGTGAGCGAGCCAATCCTCGCATGTCTCTCTATTGTGAGGGGAGGCCTCCAGGCGCCTCACAATGTGGTTATAGTAGAGGAGGGGGCCGAGGCGGTGGTCTACACCGGGTGCGCCATTGCGCCGGAGGCGGTGGGTCTTCACGTGGGTATTTCCGAGTTCTACGTGATGAAAGGGGCCAGGCTTAGGTTTATCATGGTCCACAGCTGGAACAAGGCGGCTCACGTAAGGCCCAGGACCGGCGTCCTCGTTGAGGAGGGCGGCGAGTATGTAGAGTACTACGCCAACCTCGCCTCCGTGAAGACGCTCCAGACAAGTCCCCGGATTGTGCTGAAAGAGGGGGCCAGAGCCCACTCCGTCTCCGTGGTGCTGGGCCTGGGAGACGCGGTGATTGATATAGGCACCGTGGCGTCGCTAGAGGGGCGGGGCGCCGGCGTGGAGCTGGCGACAAGGGCCATCGCCGCTGGGTCTTCTACGGTGACGATGCGGGCCTTGGTGGAGGCGTGGAGCCCGGCGAGGGGCCACGTGGAGTGTAGCGGACTGCTGATGTCGGAGCGGGCCAATATCGTGACCATCCCGCAACTGGCCGCCCGCCACAGCGACGCCGCACTGACCCACGAGGCCTCCATCGGGAGGCTGGCGGAGGAGGAGATCAACTACCTAATGGCCAAGGGCTTCACCTACGAGGAGGCCGTGTCGCTACTAATCCGCGGCTTCGTCACCACAGACATCCACAAATACCTCCCGGAGCAGGCGAGGCGCTATGTGGAAAATATTGAAAAACTAATAACCGAAAAAGCCATGTGA
- a CDS encoding 7-carboxy-7-deazaguanine synthase QueE yields MRVLEIFASLQGEGVNIGKPAVFVRLAGCPIRCAYCDTKYSWDYGAGVEMDVDDVVKKAASLGVRGHVVVTGGEPLIWLGRGLEDLACRLRKLGAVEVETSGVYPPSAGLDRCVDYYDVSPKLSNAGVKAPLHPFYPSSPKAWFKFVVRDEGDVEEAAAYVEARGIPRGRVFLMPMAETPEEHAAVLRRIWDAALRHGLRVTPRLHIAAWGNARGR; encoded by the coding sequence ATGAGGGTCTTGGAGATCTTCGCCTCCCTCCAGGGAGAGGGGGTGAACATAGGCAAGCCCGCGGTGTTTGTGAGGCTGGCGGGGTGCCCCATACGGTGCGCCTACTGCGACACAAAGTACTCATGGGACTACGGGGCGGGGGTGGAGATGGACGTCGACGACGTCGTGAAAAAGGCGGCCTCCCTGGGGGTGAGGGGCCACGTCGTGGTGACGGGCGGTGAGCCGCTGATATGGCTGGGGAGGGGGCTGGAGGACCTCGCGTGCAGGCTCAGGAAGCTCGGCGCCGTGGAGGTCGAGACAAGCGGAGTCTACCCCCCAAGCGCCGGGCTCGACCGGTGCGTGGACTACTACGACGTGTCCCCAAAGCTGTCCAACGCGGGGGTGAAGGCCCCCCTCCACCCCTTCTACCCCTCGAGCCCCAAGGCGTGGTTTAAATTCGTGGTCCGGGACGAGGGGGACGTGGAGGAAGCCGCCGCCTACGTCGAGGCCCGGGGGATACCCCGGGGGCGGGTCTTTCTTATGCCTATGGCCGAGACCCCCGAGGAGCACGCCGCAGTGCTCAGAAGGATATGGGACGCGGCTCTGAGACACGGCCTCAGAGTAACCCCCCGCCTCCACATAGCGGCGTGGGGCAACGCGAGGGGGAGATAA
- a CDS encoding dipeptidase gives MFVDLHQDIAFYFLTSLSPPPFDADAGGRQSDLPKLRRAGAELVFAAVFPFVNAYGAWTPDVRLAWEGVKVYHAIAERHGVKIVETRGDLYAPGLKFLITLEGADVVHDVGDLRLWHRLGLRGLGVTWNLDNRWGHSCYSKNDRGLTEAGAELVEAAQRLGIVVDLAHAGMVTALDVLREARKPVVISHANARGVTPHPRNVGDEVLKALADRGGVVGLTFIPSTISQSPTPRDLAKHASYLRDKFGVEIIAVGTDYLGISTTPHGLESVDKIDNFVKALKAAGFRDEEVEAVMWRNAYRLLREVLP, from the coding sequence ATGTTTGTAGATCTGCACCAGGACATCGCCTTCTACTTCCTCACCTCCCTCAGCCCGCCCCCCTTTGACGCCGACGCCGGAGGGAGGCAGAGCGACCTCCCCAAGCTCAGGAGAGCCGGCGCAGAGCTGGTATTCGCCGCCGTGTTCCCCTTCGTAAACGCCTACGGGGCGTGGACCCCCGACGTGAGGCTTGCGTGGGAGGGGGTAAAGGTCTACCACGCCATCGCCGAGAGGCACGGCGTAAAGATCGTAGAGACGAGAGGGGATCTGTACGCCCCGGGCCTCAAATTCCTCATCACCCTCGAGGGGGCGGACGTCGTACACGACGTGGGGGACCTCCGCCTGTGGCACAGACTGGGGCTACGCGGCCTCGGAGTCACTTGGAACCTCGACAACAGGTGGGGCCACTCCTGCTACTCCAAAAACGACAGGGGGCTCACCGAGGCCGGCGCGGAGCTGGTAGAAGCGGCGCAGAGGCTGGGGATAGTCGTGGACCTTGCCCACGCCGGCATGGTCACGGCGCTCGACGTGTTGAGAGAGGCTAGGAAGCCGGTGGTCATCAGCCACGCCAACGCCCGAGGCGTAACCCCCCACCCCCGCAACGTCGGCGACGAGGTCCTCAAGGCCCTGGCGGACAGAGGCGGGGTAGTGGGACTCACCTTCATACCATCCACCATATCCCAGTCCCCCACCCCACGCGACTTGGCTAAACACGCCTCCTACCTAAGGGACAAATTCGGCGTGGAGATTATCGCCGTGGGCACAGACTACCTGGGAATCTCCACCACCCCCCATGGACTTGAATCAGTCGACAAAATAGACAACTTTGTAAAAGCTCTGAAAGCCGCCGGGTTCCGCGACGAGGAAGTAGAGGCCGTTATGTGGCGAAACGCCTACCGCCTACTGAGGGAGGTGCTCCCCTAG
- a CDS encoding thermopsin family protease has product MRLMILALITVVASAYSFQVVTDRGLSVGNLYNAIGYLPPGWYSYRFFNVSSGFWLDVVADRHVQVLVFSNSTFSKEGLKAKPLWSAYGINVSSWIPLGRGRYVVVVNNNGTSPVVFRLAINRSAPIGVSDYGVVFTNPPVVYNYTTREFRLRVVWLGGEAASPRGDAYSIQLNVYAEVNTSKGIHYYWLQNVIQFYNGKFRILNNIWNHTDAFSYLSKEVIKGLGNVGNDRNPQGVLEDYYYKIAFDFKDAAPPINTSLYIKVGVRSDGRPWFAFGYDVGRGVEWYDNVTLNLAARSVAIAVRGLKKNPRGLELNAEGVVGGMCCREHADFKKISVVLQLEYWNGTHFAAVPSFVNFGQATAETASNIKVVALYGRGANLTRGVYLPEYMWSRYVPIYISDYDRRGWVVVFNGTFLNLTRPPLIDFGNRTRVRYLGNSLGVGGVVVTKPLEVVFRWQREYLVRVSGPVERSEWVPEGGVYEFSPPPVVDFGNATRLVFEGWRLGGVYRGSVSFVVRSPAEVVLLYRREYLITLVDVAGVSRYWVAAGSVFSPRVESIIDFGNGTRAVLKDLKLGNVSISSVVVNAPATIVVERGYQYFVTYRVYNESGGVWVERGGSAPLPRLAVLYLGNGTRLVPLGYNYSGPVYKPMHIVAEYRREYNITLHLYSRDGVYLGPHYVGWAPGPPRQVEWRGVAVRVEARSPPPEVEAVADVGHVELEVRDFLSMPAPFSEVSISCGNYTTKAVTDAAGRSRPLLPLNYKCEVSRPAVGVYSVAVLVGGGVLVGLLAVRRGR; this is encoded by the coding sequence ATGAGACTCATGATTCTGGCTTTGATAACTGTGGTGGCGTCGGCATACTCCTTTCAAGTGGTCACCGACAGAGGACTATCTGTAGGTAATCTCTATAACGCAATTGGTTACCTGCCGCCTGGTTGGTATAGCTATAGATTTTTTAACGTAAGTAGCGGGTTCTGGCTAGATGTAGTTGCGGATAGGCATGTCCAGGTTTTGGTTTTTTCAAATTCTACGTTCTCTAAAGAGGGTCTCAAGGCGAAGCCGCTGTGGTCAGCTTATGGCATTAATGTATCTTCGTGGATTCCCTTGGGGAGGGGGAGATATGTCGTGGTTGTGAACAACAACGGGACAAGTCCTGTTGTTTTTAGACTAGCTATAAATCGAAGCGCGCCGATCGGCGTTTCCGACTACGGCGTCGTTTTTACAAATCCTCCGGTTGTGTACAACTACACTACTAGAGAATTCAGATTACGAGTGGTCTGGCTGGGCGGCGAGGCGGCGAGCCCGCGCGGCGATGCCTACAGCATACAGCTAAACGTATATGCTGAAGTTAATACTTCGAAAGGAATTCACTACTACTGGCTACAAAACGTTATACAGTTTTATAATGGAAAATTTAGAATTCTAAATAACATATGGAATCATACCGATGCGTTCAGCTATCTTAGTAAAGAAGTTATAAAGGGGCTGGGTAATGTGGGTAACGATCGCAACCCCCAAGGAGTTTTAGAAGACTACTATTATAAAATTGCTTTTGATTTTAAAGACGCCGCACCACCAATAAACACTTCTCTATATATTAAAGTCGGCGTTAGGTCTGATGGGAGGCCGTGGTTTGCCTTTGGCTATGATGTTGGACGTGGTGTTGAGTGGTATGACAACGTGACTTTAAACTTGGCGGCACGTAGCGTGGCCATTGCCGTAAGGGGGCTGAAGAAGAATCCACGTGGTCTTGAGCTAAACGCGGAGGGAGTCGTGGGGGGAATGTGTTGCCGCGAGCATGCAGATTTTAAGAAGATTTCAGTCGTGCTTCAGCTCGAATACTGGAACGGCACGCACTTCGCCGCAGTTCCGAGTTTTGTAAATTTTGGACAAGCCACCGCAGAAACCGCATCAAACATAAAGGTCGTCGCGTTGTACGGCAGAGGAGCCAATCTTACTCGGGGTGTATATCTGCCTGAGTATATGTGGAGTAGATATGTGCCGATTTACATCTCCGACTATGATCGAAGGGGCTGGGTAGTGGTTTTCAACGGCACTTTTCTAAACTTGACGAGGCCCCCGCTTATAGACTTTGGCAATAGAACGCGTGTAAGATATCTGGGGAATAGTTTAGGTGTGGGTGGCGTAGTCGTGACTAAGCCGCTGGAGGTCGTATTCCGCTGGCAGAGGGAGTACTTAGTTAGGGTGTCTGGACCTGTGGAGAGAAGTGAGTGGGTCCCCGAGGGTGGGGTGTATGAGTTTAGCCCGCCTCCTGTCGTAGACTTCGGCAACGCGACGCGGCTTGTCTTCGAGGGGTGGCGGCTTGGGGGGGTCTACAGGGGGTCCGTGAGCTTTGTGGTGAGGTCGCCGGCGGAGGTTGTCCTTCTATACAGGCGGGAGTACTTGATAACTCTTGTAGATGTGGCTGGGGTTTCGCGTTACTGGGTTGCGGCTGGCTCAGTCTTTTCCCCGAGGGTGGAGTCTATTATCGACTTTGGCAACGGCACCAGGGCGGTTTTGAAGGATCTGAAGCTGGGCAACGTCTCTATATCCTCTGTAGTGGTGAATGCCCCGGCGACTATAGTTGTGGAGAGGGGGTATCAGTATTTTGTAACTTACCGTGTGTATAACGAGTCGGGCGGCGTGTGGGTTGAGAGGGGAGGCTCCGCGCCTCTGCCGCGGCTTGCGGTTTTGTATCTTGGAAACGGGACGAGGCTCGTGCCTCTTGGCTATAACTACAGCGGGCCGGTGTACAAGCCTATGCACATCGTTGCCGAGTACAGGCGGGAGTACAACATTACGCTTCACCTATATAGTAGAGATGGCGTCTATCTAGGGCCTCACTACGTAGGCTGGGCGCCGGGGCCGCCCAGGCAAGTGGAGTGGCGCGGCGTTGCGGTGAGGGTGGAGGCCAGGTCGCCGCCGCCAGAGGTGGAGGCCGTGGCTGACGTAGGACACGTCGAGCTGGAGGTTAGAGACTTTTTGTCAATGCCAGCGCCGTTCAGCGAGGTGTCTATATCGTGCGGAAACTACACCACGAAGGCTGTAACAGACGCGGCGGGCCGATCAAGGCCACTGCTTCCACTCAACTACAAGTGCGAGGTCTCTAGACCGGCCGTGGGCGTCTACAGCGTGGCTGTGTTGGTGGGTGGAGGCGTCTTGGTGGGCCTCCTCGCCGTGCGCCGGGGGCGCTAG
- a CDS encoding PaREP1 family protein produces the protein MALVISPPIAEILRRAAGGRDLEEFLVELLAARLDPPERVEVYLKLHEKYLREAEELYQKGDLQQAGEKYWGAVTALLSAIAERRGLRHFSHRDYAEVVEVLHEESGDGDIPRLFASAERLRANFYHGFLREASFRIHRSDVLTLVEKLKKFLK, from the coding sequence GTGGCTTTGGTGATCTCCCCACCGATCGCCGAAATTCTCAGAAGGGCGGCGGGCGGCCGTGATCTCGAAGAGTTTTTAGTAGAGTTGCTGGCGGCGAGGCTGGACCCCCCAGAGCGGGTTGAGGTCTATCTAAAGCTCCACGAGAAGTACTTGAGGGAGGCTGAGGAGCTGTATCAAAAGGGCGACCTCCAGCAAGCTGGTGAGAAGTATTGGGGAGCTGTCACCGCTCTGCTCAGCGCAATTGCGGAGAGGCGGGGCCTCCGTCACTTCAGCCACAGGGACTACGCCGAGGTCGTCGAAGTACTGCATGAGGAGTCTGGAGACGGCGACATCCCCCGGCTTTTCGCCTCCGCAGAGAGGCTACGCGCAAATTTCTACCACGGCTTTCTGAGAGAGGCATCGTTTAGAATTCATAGAAGCGACGTGCTGACGCTCGTCGAAAAACTCAAGAAATTCCTCAAATAG
- the cas6 gene encoding CRISPR system precrRNA processing endoribonuclease RAMP protein Cas6, with protein sequence MAEWRLVELRLRAEGPCPMAGWSGSAAYRILLETTRREAEPKNKIYAHPIYVGGRPLLTGVDGRAAVLEPGTRLAIRAVMSEQDAYYLLAAVSKNPRPEAPCHLEAEQLSLTALEPALPDGHGFATVKLVFAPTAFMFHGRDVLYPSPQRIAYSLTKTYRDLFGTDLKQLADRAPTALELTHFAVRPVRVGIGEARAVPAYIGKAELAIYGNVETWLALLKLGQATGVGISRAIGFGKYKIKEVKKHA encoded by the coding sequence GTGGCGGAGTGGCGCCTCGTCGAGCTGAGGCTGAGGGCGGAGGGTCCCTGCCCAATGGCCGGCTGGTCGGGGTCGGCCGCCTACAGAATCCTGCTGGAGACCACGAGGCGGGAAGCCGAGCCCAAAAACAAGATATACGCCCACCCAATATACGTCGGCGGGAGGCCCCTCCTCACCGGAGTAGACGGCAGAGCCGCCGTCCTAGAGCCAGGCACCAGACTCGCCATAAGGGCGGTGATGTCTGAGCAAGACGCCTACTACCTCCTCGCCGCGGTGTCCAAAAACCCCCGCCCGGAGGCCCCCTGCCACCTAGAGGCGGAGCAGCTCTCCCTCACGGCGCTGGAGCCCGCCCTCCCCGACGGCCACGGATTCGCCACCGTCAAGCTGGTCTTCGCCCCCACGGCCTTCATGTTCCACGGCAGAGACGTCCTCTACCCCTCCCCCCAGCGCATCGCCTACAGCCTAACCAAGACCTACAGAGACCTATTCGGCACAGACCTCAAACAGCTCGCCGACCGCGCCCCCACGGCGCTGGAGCTGACCCACTTCGCCGTGAGGCCAGTCCGCGTCGGCATAGGAGAGGCCCGCGCAGTCCCCGCCTACATAGGCAAGGCGGAGCTCGCCATATACGGCAACGTCGAAACCTGGCTAGCCCTCCTAAAACTAGGCCAAGCCACAGGCGTAGGCATATCCCGCGCCATAGGCTTCGGCAAATACAAAATAAAAGAGGTCAAGAAACACGCCTAG
- a CDS encoding ATP-binding protein, whose amino-acid sequence MELGSTRNWDFLKSPGELGSEWEVVVELDGGGVVTCMYSVGRIKCEGPRRRLGVGYVGPCDAVSTRLGDPLDLCKGTVEIKDPSLAEYLEENWNVTTVDKVYGDKAKQGDIWIEMRDLAYGYKRALGIVATSYDVDLLAIEAFEAGLHYDLATTLIKFLSKIRAWVLMETHLAITVKTALVEGWSVYYVYDGGFSRVSSLDDLRRVAEVELSV is encoded by the coding sequence TTGGAACTTGGATCTACGAGAAATTGGGATTTCTTAAAGTCGCCGGGGGAGTTAGGTAGTGAGTGGGAGGTGGTGGTTGAGCTGGACGGAGGTGGCGTAGTAACGTGCATGTATAGCGTGGGGCGGATTAAGTGCGAGGGGCCGCGTCGGCGGCTCGGAGTCGGATACGTGGGTCCTTGTGATGCTGTTTCGACGCGGTTGGGAGATCCGCTGGATTTGTGTAAGGGGACTGTTGAGATTAAAGATCCGTCGCTAGCTGAGTACCTGGAGGAGAATTGGAACGTCACCACGGTGGACAAGGTATATGGCGACAAGGCGAAGCAGGGGGATATATGGATTGAGATGAGGGACCTCGCGTATGGGTACAAGAGGGCGCTTGGAATAGTTGCTACGTCTTATGACGTTGATTTGTTAGCTATAGAGGCTTTTGAAGCCGGGTTACACTACGACTTGGCTACAACGCTTATCAAATTCCTCTCGAAGATAAGAGCATGGGTATTGATGGAAACTCATTTGGCAATAACTGTGAAGACTGCGCTTGTAGAGGGCTGGTCTGTGTATTACGTCTATGACGGCGGTTTCAGCCGCGTGTCTTCTCTAGACGATTTGAGGCGTGTGGCTGAGGTGGAGCTGTCGGTGTAG